From the bacterium genome, the window GGGAGGACGACCGCGGACAGCAGCAGGATGCCGGCTGTCGATCTGCCGAGAAGGTTCATGGCCGGGTCGTCGTGCGGGCTCGGTGGTCCGATCGCTAGCGGCGCAGGACGATCCCGGCGATCGCCCCGGCCGCGACGACCGCCGGCTCGGGAACCCTGAACCGCAGCAGCAGGATGGCGCCGGCTGCCGCGATGACGGCCGTGGGCGCATCCACGATCGACCCCTGGCCCAGGATGAGCGTCGCCGCCGCGATGGCGCCGGAGGCGGCCGAGGTCGCCCCCTTCACGAACCCGTGCAGCACGGGGTGGTGCCGCCAGCGGATGATGTACCTGCCGATGAAGAGCACGAAGAGGTACACGGGGAGGAAGACGCCCGCCGCGGCCACGAGCGAGCCCCGGAGCCCGGCCACGAGGTACCCGACGAACGCAGCGGTGATGACCACCGGCCCGGGCGTGATGATACCGACCGCGACCGCATCGAGGAACTGGCGCTCGTCCAGCCAGCGGTGCTCCACGACGACCCCGTGGTGCAGGAACGGCACGATGGCCAGCCCGCTCCCGAAGGTGAAGGCGCCTGCCTTGAGGAAGAAGGCGCCCACCGCGAGCAGGATGGGCAGGTGGACGCCGGCGCCGCCCACGATCGGCGCGATCGCGAGCGGGAGGGCGGCGCCGTTCCGCGCCGGAGGCGAGTGGATCACGATCCCGAGCAGGCCGGCCGCGAGGAAGAGCAGGGCGATCTCGGCGCGCGTGACGAGCGTGACGACCGCGGCGGCGACGAACACGAGCCACATCCGCCAGTCGCCGCCGACGGTCGTCCTGGCGAGGCGCGTCGCCGAGATGGCGACGATGGCGATCACCATGGGGCCGATGCCGTAGAAGAGAGCCTGGACGAGGGACAGCCCGTGGTAGGCGACGTACAGCGCCGAGACGGCCAGCACGATGAGGTACGTCGGGAGGATGAAGGCGATGCCGACCAGGGAGGCGCCAAGCGCGCCGTGCCGGAGGTAGCCGATCCACATCGCGAGCTGCGCCGCGAGCGGGCCGGGCATCATCTGCGAGAACGCCAGCCCCTGGACGTACTCCTCCTCGGTGATCCAGCGCCGGGGCACGAGGTCGCGCTGCATGGAGCCGGCCAGGGCGATCGGCCCGCCGAAGCCGAGCGCCCCGAGCCGGAGGAAGTACCGCACCAGCTGCCAGAGGCCGACGGGCGCGGCCTCCGGAACGCGATCGGGGAGGCTCATCGCCACTGCGCGGCGAGCCTCCCTGACCTCTGCGGCGTTGCGTCTAGAGCGACTTGAGATACTCGACGACGTCGCGCATCTCCTGGTCCGTCAGGCCCAGCGCGAAGCGGTCGTTGTAGCTGCCCACGACGTCGAGGAGCGTGCGGAAGCGACCGTCGTGGTAGAACCTGCCCGCGTTCGCCGGCTGCATGAACAGGCCGCGCTCACGCACGAAGAGCCCGGCGAGGCCCATGGTCCTGTAGACGCCGTCGGGAGCCCGATCAGCCTGGAAGCTGTCGATGTTCATCTCGGCGGGGGTGTGGAGGTTCCAGCCCGGCTCGGTCCAGAGCGGCTCGACGTGGCAGGTGCCGCACTTCGCCTTCCCGCCGAAGAGCGCGTCGCCCCGCGCGGCGGCGTCGGGGTCGAAGTCCACCTTCGGCTTCGGTGCCGGCGCCGCCAGGGCCAACTGGTAGAGCTGGAGGTCGGGCAGCTTGGCCGTCACGCGGTCGGCGTCGGGGGACACCTGGATGTGCCCGAAGCCCGCCGCGGCGGCGATCGGGAACTTCGTCGCGTTGTCGAGCCGGGGATCGAAGAAGGTGCCGGTGCCGTGCATCTGGAGGATCGCCACGAAGGCGTTCCAGTACGGGACCGAGCCCCAGGCCCCGGTCCACGTGTGCTGATTGTGGCCGGCGAGCCCGAAGGCGTTGGGGATGAGCGTGGCGCCCGGGACGTTCGTCCCGGTGACGACCCCGTTGGTGACCTGCGACGGGTTGAACGCCTTGCCGTCGAGGAGCAGCTCCGCGTCGTACTTGCCCGGGCCCCAGCTGTTGAGCACCGCCCTGACGTCGGCCTCCGTGAT encodes:
- the chrA gene encoding chromate efflux transporter, producing the protein MSLPDRVPEAAPVGLWQLVRYFLRLGALGFGGPIALAGSMQRDLVPRRWITEEEYVQGLAFSQMMPGPLAAQLAMWIGYLRHGALGASLVGIAFILPTYLIVLAVSALYVAYHGLSLVQALFYGIGPMVIAIVAISATRLARTTVGGDWRMWLVFVAAAVVTLVTRAEIALLFLAAGLLGIVIHSPPARNGAALPLAIAPIVGGAGVHLPILLAVGAFFLKAGAFTFGSGLAIVPFLHHGVVVEHRWLDERQFLDAVAVGIITPGPVVITAAFVGYLVAGLRGSLVAAAGVFLPVYLFVLFIGRYIIRWRHHPVLHGFVKGATSAASGAIAAATLILGQGSIVDAPTAVIAAAGAILLLRFRVPEPAVVAAGAIAGIVLRR